In Deltaproteobacteria bacterium, a single genomic region encodes these proteins:
- a CDS encoding carbon-nitrogen family hydrolase, whose translation MRVAGIQLDTVWERPSESFARARPWIAAAAAAGAKLVVLPEMFACGFSMATDRVAEPVDGDSVAFLREQARSHGVWICGSVPERTDADPRPFNTLVLCGPSGETHRYRKIHPFTFGGEHQHYAPGTQFLTVPIEGVRCTFFICYDLRFADEFWRCATATDCFVVVASWPARRRHHWTALLQARAIENQTYVVGVNRVGQGGDLDYSGDSRIVDPWGELVTTAAVHETMMLADIDAAVVADARARFPVLADRR comes from the coding sequence ATCCGCGTCGCTGGCATCCAGCTCGACACCGTGTGGGAGCGCCCGAGCGAGAGCTTCGCCCGGGCGCGGCCATGGATCGCCGCGGCTGCGGCCGCCGGCGCGAAGCTGGTGGTACTACCCGAGATGTTCGCGTGTGGCTTCTCGATGGCGACCGACCGCGTGGCCGAGCCGGTCGACGGCGACAGCGTCGCGTTCCTGCGCGAGCAGGCCCGCAGCCACGGCGTGTGGATCTGCGGCAGCGTGCCCGAGCGCACCGACGCAGATCCGCGACCGTTCAACACCCTGGTGCTGTGCGGACCGAGCGGCGAGACCCACCGCTACCGCAAGATCCATCCGTTCACCTTCGGCGGCGAGCACCAGCACTACGCCCCCGGCACGCAGTTTCTCACGGTGCCGATCGAGGGCGTGCGCTGCACCTTCTTCATCTGCTACGACCTCCGCTTCGCCGACGAGTTCTGGCGCTGCGCGACCGCCACGGATTGCTTCGTGGTGGTGGCGAGCTGGCCGGCACGGCGACGTCACCACTGGACCGCGTTGCTGCAGGCGCGCGCGATCGAGAACCAGACCTACGTGGTGGGCGTGAACCGCGTGGGCCAAGGCGGCGACCTCGACTACAGCGGTGACAGCCGCATCGTCGATCCGTGGGGCGAGCTCGTCACGACTGCCGCCGTGCACGAGACCATGATGCTCGCCGACATCGACGCGGCCGTGGTCGCCGACGCGCGCGCGCGCTTCCCCGTACTCGCCGATCGCCGCTAA
- a CDS encoding aminotransferase class I/II-fold pyridoxal phosphate-dependent enzyme, with protein MSSARLPHLTAKLQGFGTTIFAEMTALAQRHGAVNLGQGFPDFDGPEFVKRAAIAAIEGGKNQYARSHGIPELNLAIAEHQKRFYDLAYDPEAEITVMHGATEVIASTMLALLDVGDEVVLFEPFYDSYLATIALAGATPKVVTLRAPGFDFDPAALAAAITPRTKLLVLNSPHNPSGKVFSPAELEVVAQLCIAHDLIAVTDEVYEHLVFDGRHVPLASLPGMRERTIVISSTGKTFSFTGWKIGWACAPAPFTRALRACHQFVTFCNGTPFQYAMAQALATGDEFYDGFVREYRARRDRLCDGLASVGLEPLVPAGTYFVCTDIRPLGFDDDMALCRGLPEHVGVAAIPNSAFYLDKAAGRHLVRWAFCKTDAVLDAGIARLRDNLRKNLARLHGART; from the coding sequence ATGAGCAGCGCCCGACTGCCCCACCTGACCGCGAAGCTGCAGGGATTCGGCACCACCATCTTCGCCGAGATGACGGCGCTCGCGCAGCGTCACGGCGCGGTCAACCTCGGCCAGGGCTTCCCGGACTTCGACGGGCCCGAGTTCGTCAAGCGCGCCGCGATCGCGGCCATCGAGGGCGGCAAGAACCAATACGCGCGGAGCCACGGCATCCCCGAGCTCAACCTCGCGATCGCCGAGCACCAGAAGCGGTTCTACGATCTCGCCTACGATCCCGAGGCCGAGATCACGGTCATGCACGGCGCCACCGAGGTGATCGCGTCGACCATGCTCGCGCTGCTCGATGTCGGCGACGAGGTGGTGCTGTTCGAGCCCTTCTACGACAGCTATCTCGCGACCATCGCGCTGGCCGGCGCGACGCCCAAGGTCGTGACCTTGCGCGCCCCCGGCTTCGACTTCGATCCCGCCGCGCTGGCGGCCGCGATCACGCCCCGCACCAAGCTGCTCGTGCTCAACTCGCCGCACAACCCCAGCGGCAAGGTGTTCTCGCCCGCCGAACTCGAGGTCGTCGCGCAGCTGTGCATCGCGCACGATCTCATCGCGGTCACCGACGAGGTCTACGAGCACCTGGTGTTCGATGGGCGCCACGTGCCGCTGGCGAGCCTGCCGGGCATGCGCGAGCGCACCATCGTGATCTCCTCGACCGGCAAGACCTTCTCGTTCACCGGCTGGAAGATCGGCTGGGCCTGCGCACCAGCGCCGTTCACCCGCGCGCTGCGGGCGTGCCACCAGTTCGTGACCTTCTGCAACGGCACGCCGTTCCAGTACGCGATGGCGCAGGCGCTCGCGACCGGTGACGAGTTCTACGACGGTTTCGTGCGCGAGTATCGAGCGCGCCGCGATCGACTCTGCGACGGGCTCGCCAGCGTCGGCCTCGAGCCGCTGGTGCCCGCCGGCACCTACTTCGTGTGCACCGACATCCGCCCGCTCGGATTCGACGACGACATGGCGCTGTGTCGCGGGCTGCCCGAGCACGTCGGCGTGGCCGCGATCCCCAACTCCGCCTTCTACCTCGACAAGGCCGCCGGTCGCCACCTGGTGCGGTGGGCGTTCTGCAAGACCGACGCGGTGCTCGACGCCGGCATCGCGCGGCTGCGCGACAACCTGCGCAAGAACCTCGCACGCCTGCACGGAGCACGCACATGA
- a CDS encoding DUF2760 domain-containing protein — translation MNDVEPIGFLARLWLAFVLPWRVLFDGSFAARVRGLDRADALPPAPAPAPVQVKEAEVVRGPDATAALQLLAALQREGRFVDFLEEDISGLRDADIGAAARVVHDGCKRALAGIVEIAPVRSEDEGAAIELPPGYDAARVRVTGNVVGAPPFKGTLAHHGWWAKAVTLPSATAGHDARVIAPAEVELSAS, via the coding sequence ATGAACGACGTGGAACCGATCGGATTTCTCGCGCGCCTGTGGCTGGCCTTCGTGCTGCCGTGGCGCGTGCTCTTCGACGGCAGCTTCGCGGCGCGCGTGCGCGGCCTGGACCGCGCCGACGCACTGCCACCGGCACCGGCACCCGCACCCGTGCAGGTGAAGGAGGCCGAGGTCGTGCGCGGCCCCGATGCCACCGCGGCGCTGCAGCTGCTCGCCGCGCTGCAGCGCGAGGGTCGCTTCGTCGACTTCCTCGAGGAGGACATCTCGGGCCTGCGTGATGCCGACATCGGCGCGGCCGCACGGGTGGTCCACGACGGCTGCAAGCGCGCGCTCGCGGGCATCGTCGAGATCGCGCCGGTGCGCAGCGAAGACGAGGGCGCCGCGATCGAGCTGCCGCCCGGCTACGACGCTGCGCGCGTGCGCGTGACCGGCAACGTGGTCGGTGCGCCCCCATTCAAGGGCACGCTCGCGCACCACGGCTGGTGGGCAAAGGCGGTCACCCTGCCGAGCGCCACCGCAGGTCATGACGCGCGGGTCATCGCGCCTGCGGAAGTCGAGCTGTCGGCGTCATGA
- a CDS encoding DUF1592 domain-containing protein, producing MAAAPACYHGVGAGGAASGDEDGGGTGEAAGDGGSDSGGDDVGPGACGPAALDMRRLTELQYRRTIDAIFDGRVAASPQYPAPTGKTPTGYSTELGAIEVGEHDVEQLVYAAEDVAEGVAAVLGELLPCALEAGAGVECAGAFLDRYGRRAYRRTLGADERAQLLAAFDAARADDASFTDAVALMVDEMLQAPQFLYIVEDAAAVARPLTGVELASRLSYLLWDAGPDDELLDLAESGALDDAATVTAQAERLLAAPQADTTIARAFREWMQVRSLSAADKSSATFPEFDATLAAAMNAAFDRLALATVRDGGTLDDLLRTGEAWVDPTMAAFYGVTPPDADGWAAIELDDARYRGLLTQPALLASLAHSDRTSPVFRGAFVRRKLLCEMLPPPPPNAVSTHLELPPDPTARQESDARLARGDCAGCHALIDPAGLAFERFDALGRYRDTDELGRAIDPAGTLPGLADGELAFADHVELIDALAGEPGLTSCFARQLFRFSLSRMETEADACTIATIEDALAQSGGQLDTALLAIIGADTYRQREAP from the coding sequence ATGGCCGCCGCCCCGGCCTGCTACCACGGCGTCGGCGCGGGCGGGGCGGCCAGCGGTGACGAAGACGGCGGCGGCACCGGCGAGGCCGCAGGCGATGGCGGCAGCGACAGCGGTGGTGACGACGTGGGCCCGGGCGCCTGCGGGCCCGCGGCGCTCGACATGCGTCGCCTGACCGAGCTGCAGTACCGGCGCACGATCGACGCGATCTTCGACGGTCGCGTCGCCGCCAGCCCCCAGTACCCCGCACCGACCGGCAAGACCCCGACCGGGTACTCGACCGAGCTGGGTGCCATCGAGGTCGGCGAGCACGACGTCGAGCAGCTGGTCTACGCCGCCGAGGACGTCGCCGAGGGCGTGGCGGCCGTACTCGGCGAGCTGCTGCCCTGCGCGCTCGAGGCCGGCGCGGGGGTCGAGTGCGCCGGCGCATTCCTCGATCGCTATGGCCGTCGCGCCTATCGACGCACGCTCGGCGCCGACGAGCGCGCGCAGCTGCTGGCGGCCTTCGACGCGGCGAGGGCCGACGACGCCAGCTTCACCGACGCGGTGGCGCTGATGGTCGACGAGATGCTGCAGGCACCGCAGTTCCTCTACATCGTCGAGGACGCGGCCGCGGTCGCGCGGCCACTCACCGGCGTGGAGCTGGCCAGTCGGCTGTCGTACTTGCTGTGGGACGCCGGCCCCGACGACGAGCTGCTCGATCTCGCCGAGTCGGGTGCGCTCGACGACGCCGCCACGGTGACGGCGCAGGCCGAGCGCCTGCTCGCTGCGCCCCAGGCCGATACCACCATCGCGCGGGCGTTCCGCGAGTGGATGCAGGTCCGCAGCCTGTCGGCCGCCGACAAGTCGAGCGCGACGTTCCCCGAGTTCGACGCCACGCTGGCAGCGGCGATGAACGCGGCCTTCGATCGTCTCGCGCTCGCGACCGTGCGCGACGGCGGCACGCTCGACGATCTGCTGCGCACCGGCGAGGCCTGGGTCGATCCCACGATGGCCGCGTTCTACGGCGTGACGCCGCCGGACGCCGACGGCTGGGCCGCGATCGAGCTCGACGACGCGCGCTACCGCGGCCTGCTCACCCAGCCGGCGCTGCTGGCCTCGCTCGCCCACAGCGATCGCACCTCGCCGGTGTTCCGCGGCGCGTTCGTCCGACGCAAGCTGCTGTGCGAGATGCTGCCGCCGCCGCCGCCCAACGCGGTCAGCACCCACCTCGAGCTCCCGCCCGACCCGACCGCACGGCAGGAGTCCGACGCTCGGCTCGCCCGCGGCGACTGTGCCGGCTGCCATGCGCTCATCGACCCCGCAGGCCTGGCGTTCGAGCGATTCGACGCGCTGGGTCGCTACCGCGACACCGACGAGCTCGGCCGCGCGATCGACCCCGCGGGCACGCTGCCCGGACTCGCCGACGGCGAGCTCGCGTTCGCCGATCACGTCGAGCTCATCGACGCACTCGCGGGCGAGCCCGGGCTCACCAGCTGCTTCGCCCGACAGCTGTTCCGCTTCTCGCTGTCGCGCATGGAGACCGAGGCCGACGCCTGCACCATCGCCACCATCGAGGACGCGCTCGCGCAATCCGGTGGCCAGCTCGACACCGCATTGCTCGCCATCATCGGCGCCGACACCTACCGCCAGCGAGAGGCCCCATGA
- a CDS encoding sigma-70 family RNA polymerase sigma factor — protein sequence MSTCVHLRIAAPYPAGAPPWLPIVGAGSYARAWMAAPQPPSIAPVRVDTLAADLALVERARKGDADAQAQLVERLLPQLRVVAHALLGRSADADDAVQIGLMRVLEGLASWRGEASLQAWARRVAANACLRLAEQNRRHARGRDGDDIEDLVAPQPIDAAGAHVPGSVLEYLRRLPAIQREVVVLRHVLGHSVEEIADLTGAAIGTVKSRLLEGRKALRKWVRRDDAVDEIASGLRRRASP from the coding sequence GTGAGCACGTGCGTTCACCTGCGGATCGCCGCGCCGTACCCCGCCGGTGCGCCGCCGTGGCTGCCCATCGTCGGTGCCGGCAGCTATGCTCGCGCGTGGATGGCCGCGCCGCAGCCCCCGTCGATCGCACCGGTCCGCGTCGACACGCTGGCCGCCGATCTCGCGCTGGTCGAGCGTGCGCGCAAGGGCGACGCCGACGCGCAGGCGCAGCTGGTCGAGCGTCTGCTGCCGCAGCTGCGGGTGGTTGCGCACGCGTTGCTCGGGCGCAGCGCCGACGCCGACGATGCGGTGCAGATCGGTCTCATGCGGGTGCTCGAGGGGCTCGCGAGCTGGCGGGGCGAGGCCTCGCTGCAGGCATGGGCGCGCCGGGTCGCCGCCAACGCGTGTCTGCGGCTGGCCGAGCAGAACCGTCGTCACGCCCGCGGCCGCGACGGTGACGACATCGAGGATCTGGTCGCGCCCCAACCGATCGATGCCGCCGGCGCGCACGTGCCCGGCTCCGTGCTCGAGTACCTGCGGCGACTGCCGGCGATCCAGCGCGAGGTGGTGGTGCTGCGCCACGTGCTGGGGCACTCGGTGGAGGAGATCGCCGATCTCACCGGCGCCGCGATCGGTACCGTGAAGTCGCGCCTGCTCGAGGGCCGCAAGGCGCTGCGCAAGTGGGTGCGACGCGACGATGCGGTCGACGAGATCGCCAGCGGCTTGCGGAGGAGGGCATCACCATGA
- a CDS encoding protein kinase: protein MGDPPAPQGRPPAADAVAGVATTVDAVDASWSPPELEFGPVGHDLEREHARAKLRSQLFQIEADPVRIGRFPILGRLGQGGMGAVFSAFDEELDRRIAVKVMLSSAAAGTQGRERMRREAQAMARLSHPNIVAVHEVGVADDQVFIAMEFVRGVSLDAWLSQQPRPWRAVLEVFVQAGRGLAAAHAAGLVHRDFKPSNVMVGDDGQIKILDFGLARATEDRADDEHPRPVSSATNVAQTAPLTRPGMIAGTPAFMAPEQHLGEGASAASDQFSFCVALYGGLFGAPPFAARSLAGLVAAVCDGTPEPPPRDTDVPTWVRRAVMQGLARAPERRHPSMVALLDALGADPSARRRRWLLAGLAAAVVVAGGFGIARMAAAEPCPDGRSELHGAWDDERRARVGAALRAGASHGEATWARVEPALDAYAQAWVEAREHACQALHEGAVSELLHDRGVACLSRGRTALDALVEVFERADATTVEKAVTAVAGLPALARCDDADALLAEIAPPDAAIVDEVAALSESLARARAVEDAGRVATSVSAADGVLVEAERLGYPPLVAQALLRRGSGELIAGQATEADDDLGRAAWGAVAAGDDAVAGEAAARRIFVRSELLGRPADALVELPWARALVDRTHDDVLLGLFLHNAAAVYSRAGDPAQARALAREALAARRRFAGPDHPDIALTLANLGRFERDLGDFAAALESLREAVRVTEVALGPRHPQRAMIGSVLASALLDLHLDGEARAELVLDDAIYRETLGAAALPRYYVLVALGELAGRERRLDDALRDIDEALRLAIAEVGSTHPMLTDARLARAEVLAQRGQLGEAEAIGRDAVAQLEAGLGREHPYLAEAWLRLARLLRDAGARGQAEPCFVRALELARAIPAMSPADLAWYEFWDAVGSPAADAGARAARVHAAAEVLTASWGAGDPRRLEVSAVLAGLSRDPAPAREGR from the coding sequence ATGGGCGATCCCCCCGCGCCGCAGGGCCGCCCCCCGGCCGCCGACGCCGTCGCGGGTGTGGCCACCACCGTGGACGCGGTCGACGCTTCGTGGAGCCCGCCGGAGCTCGAGTTCGGGCCCGTGGGTCATGACCTGGAGCGCGAGCATGCGCGCGCGAAGCTGCGGTCGCAGCTGTTCCAGATCGAGGCCGATCCGGTTCGCATCGGTCGCTTCCCGATCCTCGGTCGGCTCGGTCAGGGCGGCATGGGTGCGGTGTTCTCCGCGTTCGACGAGGAACTCGACCGGCGCATCGCGGTGAAGGTGATGCTGTCGAGCGCCGCCGCGGGCACGCAGGGTCGCGAACGCATGCGTCGCGAGGCGCAGGCCATGGCTCGGCTCTCGCACCCGAACATCGTCGCGGTGCACGAGGTCGGCGTGGCCGACGATCAGGTCTTCATCGCGATGGAGTTCGTGCGCGGCGTCAGCCTCGACGCGTGGCTGTCGCAGCAGCCGCGCCCGTGGCGGGCGGTGCTCGAGGTGTTCGTGCAGGCCGGACGCGGGCTCGCGGCGGCCCACGCCGCCGGCCTCGTGCACCGCGACTTCAAGCCCAGCAACGTGATGGTCGGCGACGACGGCCAGATCAAGATCCTCGACTTCGGACTCGCACGCGCGACCGAGGACCGCGCCGACGACGAGCACCCACGACCCGTCTCGTCCGCCACGAACGTCGCGCAGACCGCCCCGCTCACCCGACCCGGCATGATCGCGGGCACACCCGCGTTCATGGCCCCCGAGCAGCACCTCGGCGAGGGCGCGAGCGCGGCCAGCGATCAGTTCAGCTTCTGCGTCGCGCTCTACGGCGGCCTGTTCGGCGCTCCGCCGTTCGCGGCGCGCAGCCTCGCGGGGCTGGTGGCTGCGGTCTGCGACGGCACGCCCGAGCCGCCGCCGCGCGACACCGACGTGCCCACGTGGGTGCGGCGCGCGGTCATGCAGGGGCTCGCGCGCGCACCAGAGCGTCGGCATCCGTCGATGGTCGCGCTGCTCGATGCGCTCGGTGCCGACCCCAGCGCGCGCCGTCGACGGTGGCTGCTTGCCGGCCTGGCTGCGGCGGTCGTGGTCGCGGGCGGCTTCGGCATCGCACGCATGGCGGCGGCCGAGCCCTGTCCCGACGGGCGCAGCGAGCTGCACGGCGCCTGGGACGACGAGCGTCGTGCGCGGGTGGGCGCGGCGCTGCGGGCGGGGGCGAGCCACGGTGAAGCGACGTGGGCGCGCGTCGAGCCGGCGCTCGACGCCTACGCACAGGCGTGGGTCGAGGCCCGCGAGCACGCGTGCCAAGCGTTGCACGAGGGCGCGGTGTCGGAGCTGCTGCACGATCGCGGGGTCGCGTGTCTGTCGCGGGGTCGCACCGCCCTCGATGCGCTCGTGGAGGTGTTCGAGCGCGCCGACGCGACCACGGTCGAGAAGGCCGTGACAGCGGTCGCGGGCCTGCCCGCGCTCGCGCGCTGCGACGACGCCGACGCGTTGCTCGCCGAGATCGCGCCGCCCGATGCCGCAATCGTCGACGAGGTCGCCGCACTCTCCGAGTCGCTCGCGCGCGCGCGCGCGGTGGAGGACGCAGGTCGCGTGGCGACCAGCGTGTCGGCGGCCGATGGCGTGCTGGTCGAGGCCGAGCGCCTGGGCTACCCACCGCTGGTGGCGCAGGCGCTGCTGCGTCGCGGCAGCGGCGAGCTCATCGCCGGACAGGCGACCGAGGCCGACGACGATCTCGGGCGCGCGGCGTGGGGCGCGGTGGCGGCGGGCGACGACGCGGTCGCGGGCGAGGCGGCCGCGCGGCGAATCTTCGTGCGCAGCGAGCTGTTGGGGCGGCCGGCGGATGCGTTGGTCGAGCTGCCGTGGGCGCGCGCGTTGGTCGATCGCACCCACGACGACGTGCTGCTGGGGCTGTTCCTGCACAACGCGGCGGCGGTGTACAGCCGTGCCGGTGATCCGGCGCAGGCGCGCGCGCTCGCCCGCGAGGCGCTCGCGGCTCGCCGGCGCTTCGCGGGGCCCGATCACCCCGACATCGCGCTGACGCTGGCGAACCTCGGCCGTTTCGAGCGCGACCTCGGTGACTTCGCCGCCGCGCTCGAGAGCCTGCGCGAGGCCGTCCGCGTGACCGAGGTGGCACTCGGCCCGCGTCACCCGCAGCGCGCGATGATCGGCAGCGTGCTGGCCAGTGCGCTGCTCGATCTCCACCTCGACGGGGAGGCTCGCGCCGAGCTCGTGCTCGACGATGCGATCTACCGCGAGACCCTCGGTGCGGCTGCGTTGCCGCGCTACTACGTGCTGGTGGCGCTGGGTGAGCTGGCTGGCCGCGAGCGTCGGCTCGACGACGCGCTGCGTGACATCGACGAGGCGCTGCGGCTGGCGATCGCAGAGGTCGGCAGCACGCACCCCATGCTCACCGACGCCCGGCTCGCGCGCGCCGAGGTGCTGGCCCAGCGCGGCCAGCTCGGCGAGGCCGAGGCGATCGGGCGTGACGCGGTCGCGCAGCTCGAGGCCGGGCTCGGTCGCGAGCATCCGTACCTCGCGGAGGCGTGGCTGCGACTGGCACGGCTGCTGCGCGACGCTGGCGCGCGCGGGCAGGCCGAGCCGTGCTTCGTGCGTGCGCTCGAGCTGGCGCGGGCGATCCCGGCGATGTCGCCTGCGGATCTCGCGTGGTACGAGTTCTGGGACGCGGTCGGCTCGCCGGCGGCCGACGCCGGCGCGCGAGCGGCCCGGGTGCACGCGGCGGCCGAGGTCCTCACCGCGTCATGGGGCGCGGGGGATCCGCGCCGTCTCGAGGTCTCTGCAGTGCTCGCGGGGCTGTCGCGCGATCCCGCTCCGGCTCGAGAGGGTCGATGA
- a CDS encoding DUF1552 domain-containing protein produces MSGRPHSFDRRRFLFGAGGAMLALPLLESLRPRLARGAGDAPPKRLLVVVHEQGRLVGNGAPDDWWSPRATTGALPATGTAPSAMLAALASIRDEIVTVDGVDNLVRHASNMQDGHIPALVSALTCMPQFEQQWRSTGPSIDYVAGLRLRASAAMRASIVLPASATPYADYGYSPIQFYGPDGTDGTVMSGNPGEAVAQIFGPPVADPMPVPQPPTLRERMAARRVDLLSGVSQQLASLRARVSSRDRERLDRHAAFIEGTQALLGGGGPSQPTTTCTRPDESVMPTVVPVDYEQWTQTGNLPEWSRGRSDALTWPFQLENAVQALACDVVRVAAIGFHSDPAWSSEFTQSPFEGDGALHNFVHGLQDSSNDPQGAGDVATGFQSYARKFSELVTRLAEIEDLDGSRLLDNTLVVWVSEMGYGSDHQAWNVPVVLAGMRSAFPKGQGRHVVQPGRTMGDLWAHVLRMLGGDDTEFGATGTLGELAAAYGVGDLVLGAGRPGLGASTPLHAGPLDL; encoded by the coding sequence ATGAGCGGACGCCCCCACAGCTTCGATCGACGTCGCTTCCTCTTCGGTGCCGGTGGCGCGATGCTGGCGCTGCCGCTGCTCGAGTCGCTGCGACCGCGGCTCGCCCGCGGCGCCGGCGATGCGCCGCCCAAGCGGCTGCTGGTGGTCGTGCACGAGCAGGGACGCCTGGTCGGCAACGGGGCGCCCGACGACTGGTGGTCGCCGCGCGCGACCACCGGGGCCCTGCCCGCGACCGGCACCGCCCCCTCGGCGATGCTCGCCGCGCTCGCGTCCATCCGCGACGAGATCGTCACCGTCGATGGTGTCGACAACCTCGTGCGGCACGCCAGCAACATGCAAGACGGCCACATCCCGGCGCTGGTCAGCGCGCTGACCTGCATGCCGCAGTTCGAGCAGCAGTGGCGCTCGACCGGCCCGTCGATCGACTACGTCGCGGGCCTGCGTCTGCGCGCGAGCGCGGCGATGCGCGCGTCGATCGTGCTGCCGGCGAGCGCGACCCCGTATGCCGACTACGGCTACTCGCCGATCCAGTTCTACGGGCCCGACGGCACCGACGGCACCGTGATGAGCGGCAACCCCGGCGAGGCGGTGGCGCAGATCTTCGGGCCCCCGGTCGCAGACCCGATGCCGGTGCCGCAGCCACCGACGCTGCGCGAGCGCATGGCCGCGCGGCGCGTCGACCTGCTGTCGGGCGTGAGCCAGCAGCTCGCGAGCCTGCGCGCCCGGGTGAGCAGCCGCGATCGCGAGCGGCTCGACCGGCACGCCGCGTTCATCGAGGGCACCCAGGCCTTGCTGGGCGGCGGTGGTCCCTCGCAGCCGACCACCACGTGCACGCGCCCGGACGAGTCGGTGATGCCGACGGTGGTGCCGGTCGACTACGAGCAGTGGACGCAGACCGGCAACCTGCCCGAGTGGAGTCGCGGCCGCAGCGACGCGCTCACGTGGCCGTTCCAGCTCGAGAACGCGGTGCAGGCACTCGCGTGCGACGTCGTGCGGGTGGCCGCGATCGGCTTCCACAGCGATCCCGCGTGGAGCTCCGAGTTCACGCAGTCGCCGTTCGAGGGCGACGGCGCGCTGCACAACTTCGTGCACGGCCTGCAGGACTCGAGCAACGATCCCCAGGGTGCGGGCGACGTCGCGACCGGCTTCCAGAGCTACGCGCGCAAGTTCAGCGAGCTCGTGACGCGGCTGGCCGAGATCGAGGACCTCGACGGCTCGCGACTGCTCGACAACACGCTGGTGGTGTGGGTGAGCGAGATGGGCTACGGCTCCGATCACCAGGCGTGGAACGTGCCGGTGGTGCTGGCGGGTATGCGCAGCGCGTTCCCCAAGGGCCAGGGGCGTCACGTGGTCCAGCCCGGACGCACGATGGGCGATCTATGGGCCCACGTGCTGCGCATGCTCGGCGGCGACGACACCGAGTTCGGCGCCACCGGCACGCTCGGCGAGCTCGCGGCCGCCTACGGCGTCGGTGATCTCGTGCTCGGCGCGGGTCGGCCCGGCCTCGGCGCGAGCACGCCGCTGCACGCCGGCCCGCTGGACCTCTGA